A genomic region of Trifolium pratense cultivar HEN17-A07 linkage group LG3, ARS_RC_1.1, whole genome shotgun sequence contains the following coding sequences:
- the LOC123916322 gene encoding uncharacterized protein LOC123916322, with amino-acid sequence MFPKRFNDPKTGFHMLSSMHAKKYMNKIGMEREDYHFYKQIGKAVLFSYSILGALWIYNGSSPVEWWRMNSPMIKEKLAQANLYPSDVESVKEFVAKVKGMVESDDKDGYGRREEMEKKKTDHEAQKMWLKMKNEVVAELREKGIDVE; translated from the exons ATGTTTCCCAAGCGCTTTAACGACCCCAAAACAG GTTTTCATATGCTGAGTTCAATGCATGCAAAAAAATACATGAATAAAATTGGGATGGAAAGAGAAGACTACCACTTTTATAAACAAATTGGGAAGGCCGTACTTTTCTCCTATTCCATACTTGGGGCTTTGTGGATTTACAATGGTTCTTCACCAGTGGAGTGGTGGAGGATGAATTCACCGATGATAAAGGAGAAGCTTGCGCAAGCCAATTTGTACCCTAGTGATGTAGAATCTGTGAAGGAGTTCGTAGCCAAAGTAAAAGGGATGGTTGAAAGTGATGATAAGGATGGATATGGACGCCGGGAGGAGATGGAGAAAAAGAAGACTGATCACGAAGCTCAGAAGATgtggttgaagatgaagaatgaGGTTGTTGCTGAGCTTCGAGAGAAGGGTATTGATGTCGAGTGA
- the LOC123916897 gene encoding protein OCTOPUS-like, with the protein MTSKTHRLTTCHRHPSQPITGFCASCLTERLAGIESSSVEPQPKLRRTKSCSGSAAADQASSSAVEPRRRSCEILAAPEQNRGTLSDLFNLDDEKKKNKKQSSIRNQNVEIDSRKSGFEIGDFEGGETVRVLVEDDIEEETKTMKEFIDLEIRSGKNGGRDSRLSFWDAASVFSKRLRKWKKKQKLKRNDAACDGFVTGNGVGLRNMEVEKQRVRNLRETQSEVGEYGLSLGRRSCDTEPRFSVDDSRFSFDAPRASWDGYLIGKSCSRFSPMVAINGDGVLVEEEEDEEEGEEVVNLEGSGVGGGEHYPGGSAQTKHYYLDRKRRSFDRSNSRRKSVVIGDDELRVISNAKVSPATTELFYGAKVLITEEDLRDANLKPKNNVIVDRTTGSASKEACDAEIGSYQKGTNKFHKWGKLWNKLGLVQRRKEDKLVEEECVSGDVVNKPIAESWQKLRRVVNGQGSESVSQKLIRSYSVSCRNHSRMAGLVNGLGGGSETKANVLNGRQEFTLQRNRSVRYSTSNVDTGLLRFYLTPLKSYRRSRSGKSSSKDLNPSARSFL; encoded by the coding sequence ATGACTTCCAAAACGCATCGTTTAACCACCTGTCACCGTCACCCTTCCCAACCTATCACCGGTTTTTGCGCATCCTGTCTCACCGAACGTCTCGCCGGAATCGAATCCTCTTCTGTCGAACCACAACCCAAACTCCGCCGTACCAAATCTTGCTCCGGCAGTGCCGCTGCCGACCAAGCTTCTTCCTCCGCCGTCGAGCCTCGCCGTAGGTCTTGTGAGATCCTCGCTGCACCTGAGCAGAATCGTGGCACGTTATCGGACCTTTTCAATCTCGACGacgagaagaagaagaataagaagcAGAGTTCGATTCGGAATCAGAATGTAGAAATCGATTCGAGAAAATCTGGTTTCGAGATTGGGGATTTTGAAGGTGGAGAGACTGTTAGGGTTTTAGTTGAAGATGACATTGAAGAAGAGACGAAGACGATGAAGGAGTTTATAGATCTTGAAATTCGTAGCGGAAAAAACGGAGGGAGAGATTCTAGATTGAGTTTCTGGGATGCGGCTTCGGTTTTCAGTAAGAGATTGAGGAAATGGAAGAAGAAACAGAAGTTGAAGAGAAATGATGCTGCTTGTGACGGTTTTGTTACCGGAAATGGCGTTGGTTTGAGGAACATGGAGGTTGAGAAGCAAAGGGTGAGAAATTTGAGAGAGACACAGTCTGAGGTTGGAGAATATGGTTTATCATTGGGTAGAAGATCATGTGACACTGAGCCTAGATTTTCTGTTGATGATTCGAGGTTTTCGTTTGATGCGCCTCGAGCTTCATGGGATGGTTATTTGATTGGGAAATCGTGTTCGAGGTTTTCGCCAATGGTTGCTATAAATGGTGATGGGGTTttggttgaggaagaagaagatgaagaagaaggagaagaggTGGTGAATTTGGAAGGTAGTGGTGTTGGTGGTGGAGAGCATTATCCGGGTGGTTCAGCTCAGACAAAGCATTATTATTTGGATCGGAAAAGGAGGAGTTTTGATAGGTCAAACTCTCGAAGGAAATCGGTGGTGATTGGAGATGATGAATTGAGAGTGATATCTAATGCCAAGGTTTCTCCTGCCACAACCGAGTTATTCTATGGTGCAAAAGTTCTAATCACTGAGGAAGATTTGAGGGATGCTAATTTGAAACCTAAGAATAATGTTATTGTTGATAGAACAACAGGATCTGCTTCTAAGGAAGCTTGTGATGCCGAAATTGGAAGTTATCAAAAGGGAACGAACAAGTTTCACAAATGGGGCAAGTTATGGAATAAGTTGGGATTAGTACAGAGGAGAAAAGAAGATAAATTGGTAGAGGAAGAATGTGTTTCCGGTGATGTTGTTAATAAGCCAATTGCAGAGTCTTGGCAGAAGCTGAGGAGGGTTGTTAATGGACAAGGGAGCGAATCGGTTAGCCAGAAGCTTATTCGTAGCTATAGTGTTAGTTGTAGAAATCATAGTAGAATGGCTGGTTTAGTCAATGGCCTTGGCGGTGGTTCTGAAACCAAGGCAAATGTTTTGAATGGAAGACAAGAGTTTACGCTTCAAAGGAATCGGAGTGTTAGGTATTCCACGAGTAATGTTGACACCGGCCTGTTAAGATTCTATTTGACACCGTTGAAGAGCTATAGGCGAAGCAGGTCCGGAAAGAGTAGCTCAAAGGATTTGAATCCATCCGCCAGAAGTTTCTTGTAA